In Streptomyces sp. NBC_00483, a single window of DNA contains:
- a CDS encoding CehA/McbA family metallohydrolase: protein MCTDETPGDEHGIGRRALLTTGAAGALTLTGMSFASAADAADAAEGSQSTKTLKGTLPPGAPDYVYLPVEVPSGVREIKVSYTYEKATGLPAGTQNNALDIGVFDERGTELGGKGFRGWSGGARTEFFVRADDATPGYIPGPVRPGTWNIALGPYTVAPEGLPYEVTVTLTHGAPGKTPRPTYPPERARGRGRAWYRGDCHIHTWYSDGRRTPQEIGELARAAGLDFINTSDHNTYSSHAHWSDVAGDDLLVLIGEEITTRNGHVVALGTDPGTFIDWRYRARDNRWAKYAQQVRRAGGLVVPAHPHATCIGCGWKFGFGEADAVEVWNGPYTPDDEVSLADWDNTLVAYARSKGRTGWIPAMGNSDAHRDPDRVGGPQTVVLADDLTREAIQAGIKAGHSYVAESSSVDLTFTATGGKGEVAGIGDRLTVAPDTPVTVHLKAKAAPDCTLHIVTDQGTLFTSAAGATSATWTTTASYAAYARAEIRHTPTTQGLPGPLAAFTNPIFLGD from the coding sequence ATGTGCACCGACGAGACGCCCGGCGACGAACACGGCATCGGCAGACGCGCGCTGCTCACGACGGGGGCCGCGGGGGCGCTTACCCTCACCGGCATGAGCTTCGCCAGCGCAGCCGATGCCGCCGATGCCGCCGAGGGCTCGCAGTCCACCAAGACGCTCAAGGGCACCCTGCCGCCGGGCGCGCCCGACTACGTGTACCTCCCGGTCGAGGTGCCCTCAGGGGTACGCGAGATCAAGGTCTCCTACACGTACGAGAAAGCCACCGGGCTCCCGGCCGGCACCCAGAACAACGCCCTCGACATCGGTGTCTTCGACGAGCGCGGCACGGAGCTCGGCGGCAAGGGCTTCCGCGGCTGGTCCGGCGGCGCCCGCACCGAGTTCTTCGTCCGCGCCGACGACGCGACGCCCGGCTACATCCCTGGCCCGGTCCGCCCCGGCACCTGGAACATCGCGCTCGGCCCGTACACGGTGGCGCCGGAGGGCCTGCCGTACGAGGTGACGGTGACGCTGACGCACGGCGCGCCCGGCAAGACACCCCGCCCGACGTACCCGCCGGAGCGCGCCCGCGGCCGGGGCCGCGCCTGGTACCGCGGCGACTGCCACATCCACACCTGGTACTCGGACGGCCGCCGCACGCCGCAGGAGATCGGCGAACTGGCCCGCGCCGCAGGCCTGGACTTCATCAACACGTCCGACCACAACACGTATTCGTCCCACGCCCACTGGTCGGACGTGGCGGGCGACGACCTCCTCGTGCTGATCGGCGAGGAGATCACCACCCGCAACGGCCACGTGGTCGCCCTCGGCACCGACCCCGGCACGTTCATCGACTGGCGCTACCGGGCCCGCGACAACCGCTGGGCGAAGTACGCGCAGCAGGTCCGCCGCGCGGGCGGCCTGGTCGTCCCCGCCCACCCGCACGCGACGTGCATCGGCTGCGGCTGGAAGTTCGGCTTCGGCGAGGCGGACGCGGTCGAGGTGTGGAACGGCCCGTACACGCCGGACGACGAGGTGTCCCTGGCGGACTGGGACAACACCCTGGTCGCGTACGCCCGTTCAAAGGGCCGCACGGGCTGGATCCCCGCGATGGGCAACAGCGACGCCCACCGCGACCCGGACCGCGTCGGCGGCCCCCAGACCGTGGTCCTGGCCGACGACCTGACCCGCGAGGCCATCCAGGCAGGCATCAAGGCGGGCCACTCGTACGTTGCCGAGTCCTCGTCGGTCGACCTCACCTTCACGGCGACCGGCGGCAAGGGCGAGGTGGCGGGCATCGGCGACCGCCTGACCGTCGCCCCCGACACCCCGGTCACGGTGCACCTGAAGGCCAAGGCAGCCCCCGACTGCACCCTCCACATCGTCACGGACCAGGGCACCCTGTTCACGTCGGCGGCGGGCGCGACCTCGGCGACCTGGACGACGACCGCGTCCTACGCGGCGTACGCACGAGCGGAAATCCGCCACACCCCCACGACACAGGGCCTCCCCGGCCCCCTGGCAGCCTTCACGAACCCGATCTTCCTGGGGGACTGA
- a CDS encoding bifunctional FO biosynthesis protein CofGH, with protein sequence MSDQDAVPQPPEADRPTANAMRRALKRARDGVALDVTEAAVLLQARGDDLADLTTSAARVRDAGLEAAGRPGVITYSKSVFIPLTRLCRDKCHYCTFVTVPGKLRREGHGMFMSPDEVLDIARKGAELGCKEALITLGDKPEDRWPEAREWLDAHGYDDTIAYVRAISIRILEETGLLPHLNPGVMSWTDFQRLKPVAPSMGMMLETTAERLWSEPGMPHYGSPDKEPAVRLRVLEDAGRSSVPFTSGLLIGIGETYEERADSLFALRRVARSYHGIQELIIQNFRAKPDTAMRGMPDAELDDLVATVAVARHIMGPSGNLQAPPNLVDGEYARLIDAGIDDWGGVSPVTIDHVNPEKPWPKLEELAAQSAEVGFELRERLCVYPEFVTRGEPWLDPRLLPHVNALSDADGLAVADAPVVGRPWQEPDEEFTASGRTDLHRTIDTEGRTKDRRDDFDVVYGDWEALREQAAPGMVPSRIDGDVRQALKQAADDPTKLTDDEALALLHADGPALDALCGIADDIRKSVVGDDVTYIVTRNINFTNVCYTGCRFCAFAQRRTDADAYTLSLDQVADRAQQAWDVGAVEVCMQGGIHPDLPGTAYFDIAKAVKERVPGMHVHAFSPMEVVNGATRTGMSIREWLTAAREAGLDSIPGTAAEILDDEVRWILTKGKLPAATWIEVIKTAHELGIRSSSTMMYGHVDQPRHWLGHLRTLASIQQETGGFTEFVTLPFIHTNAPVYLAGIARPGPTTRDNRAVTAMARVLLHPHIPNIQTSWVKLGTEGAAEMLRSGANDLGGTLMEETISRMAGSSYGSYKSVKDLIAVADAAGRPSKPRTTLYGEVPEERVGAAQASDGHLPELLPVLEP encoded by the coding sequence ATGAGTGATCAGGACGCCGTACCGCAGCCCCCCGAGGCAGACCGTCCCACCGCCAACGCGATGCGCCGCGCACTGAAAAGGGCCAGAGACGGTGTGGCGCTCGATGTCACGGAGGCCGCCGTGCTGCTTCAGGCGCGCGGCGACGACCTGGCCGACCTCACCACGTCCGCCGCCCGCGTGCGCGACGCGGGCCTGGAGGCGGCGGGCCGGCCGGGTGTCATCACGTACAGCAAGAGCGTGTTCATCCCGCTCACCCGGCTGTGCCGTGACAAGTGCCACTACTGCACGTTCGTGACCGTCCCCGGCAAACTGCGCCGCGAGGGTCACGGAATGTTCATGTCGCCCGACGAGGTCCTCGACATCGCGCGCAAGGGTGCCGAACTCGGCTGCAAGGAAGCGCTGATCACCCTCGGCGACAAGCCGGAGGACCGGTGGCCCGAGGCGCGGGAATGGCTGGACGCGCACGGGTACGACGACACCATCGCGTACGTGCGTGCCATATCCATTCGCATCCTGGAGGAGACCGGGCTGCTGCCGCACCTCAACCCCGGGGTGATGTCCTGGACGGACTTCCAGCGGCTCAAGCCCGTCGCGCCCTCCATGGGCATGATGCTGGAGACGACCGCCGAGCGGCTGTGGTCCGAGCCGGGGATGCCGCACTACGGCTCGCCCGACAAGGAACCGGCCGTCCGGCTGCGGGTGTTGGAGGACGCGGGCCGCTCGTCCGTGCCGTTCACCAGCGGGCTGCTCATCGGGATCGGGGAGACGTACGAGGAGCGCGCCGACTCGCTGTTCGCGCTGCGCCGCGTCGCCCGCTCGTACCACGGCATCCAAGAGCTGATCATCCAGAACTTCCGCGCCAAGCCGGACACGGCGATGCGCGGCATGCCGGACGCCGAACTCGACGACCTCGTCGCGACGGTCGCCGTGGCCCGCCACATCATGGGCCCGTCGGGGAACCTCCAGGCCCCGCCGAACCTCGTCGACGGCGAGTACGCGCGCCTCATCGACGCCGGGATCGACGACTGGGGCGGCGTCTCCCCGGTGACCATCGACCACGTGAACCCCGAGAAGCCGTGGCCGAAGCTGGAGGAGCTGGCGGCGCAGTCGGCGGAGGTCGGCTTCGAGCTGCGTGAACGGCTGTGTGTCTACCCGGAGTTCGTGACGCGCGGCGAGCCGTGGCTGGACCCGCGTCTGCTCCCGCACGTCAACGCCCTGTCCGACGCCGACGGTCTGGCCGTGGCCGACGCGCCCGTCGTCGGCCGCCCCTGGCAGGAGCCCGACGAGGAGTTCACCGCCAGCGGCCGCACCGATCTGCACCGCACCATCGACACCGAGGGCCGTACGAAGGACCGTCGCGACGACTTCGACGTCGTGTACGGCGACTGGGAGGCGCTGCGCGAGCAGGCGGCCCCCGGCATGGTGCCTTCGCGTATCGACGGCGACGTACGCCAGGCGCTCAAGCAGGCGGCCGACGACCCGACGAAGCTCACCGACGACGAGGCCCTCGCCCTGCTGCACGCGGACGGCCCCGCCCTCGACGCCCTCTGCGGCATCGCGGACGACATCCGTAAGTCGGTGGTCGGCGACGACGTCACGTACATCGTCACGCGGAACATCAACTTCACGAACGTCTGCTACACCGGCTGCCGCTTCTGCGCGTTCGCGCAGCGCCGCACGGACGCCGACGCGTACACCCTGTCCCTGGACCAGGTCGCGGACCGGGCCCAACAGGCCTGGGACGTAGGGGCTGTTGAGGTCTGCATGCAGGGCGGCATCCACCCGGACCTGCCCGGTACGGCGTACTTCGACATCGCGAAGGCGGTCAAGGAGCGCGTGCCCGGCATGCACGTCCACGCCTTCTCGCCGATGGAGGTCGTCAACGGCGCGACCCGCACCGGCATGTCCATCCGCGAGTGGCTGACCGCCGCGCGCGAGGCGGGCCTCGACTCCATCCCCGGCACGGCGGCCGAGATCCTCGACGACGAGGTCCGCTGGATCCTCACGAAGGGCAAGCTGCCGGCGGCGACGTGGATCGAGGTCATCAAGACCGCCCACGAGCTGGGCATCCGCTCGTCCTCGACGATGATGTACGGGCACGTGGACCAGCCCCGCCACTGGCTCGGCCACCTCCGCACTCTGGCGTCCATCCAGCAGGAGACAGGCGGCTTCACGGAGTTCGTGACGCTCCCCTTCATCCACACCAACGCGCCGGTCTACCTGGCGGGCATCGCGCGCCCCGGCCCGACCACCCGCGACAACCGGGCGGTCACGGCGATGGCCCGCGTCCTCCTGCACCCGCACATCCCCAACATCCAGACCAGCTGGGTGAAGTTGGGGACGGAGGGCGCGGCCGAGATGCTGCGCTCGGGCGCCAACGACCTGGGCGGCACGCTCATGGAGGAGACCATCTCCCGGATGGCGGGCTCGTCCTACGGCTCGTACAAGTCGGTCAAGGACCTGATCGCGGTCGCGGACGCGGCGGGCCGCCCGTCGAAGCCGCGGACCACCTTGTACGGGGAGGTGCCCGAGGAGCGGGTGGGCGCTGCCCAGGCGTCGGACGGCCATCTGCCGGAGCTGCTGCCGGTGTTGGAGCCGTAG
- a CDS encoding APC family permease has product MTQLDAGPSTGRAADTTGGGGGKGLGGNSVGLLGSAVIGVSTVAPVYCLTSTLGSTAGEVGLQMPAVFLAGFLPMLLVAFAYRELNKVMPDCGTSFTWTVKAFGPRVGWMCGWGLVIATIIVLSNLAGVATSYFWLLASEISNNASVAALDDNKAVHILTCLALIAAATAISYRGMTATKGVQYTLVGLQLVVLAVFVVMAVAKAGSADFAGTAVDFSWSWLNPFSVQSFGAFTAGLSLSIFMYWGWDTCLTANEETIGSDKTPGRAALIAMVVLVGSYLATGVAAQMIVGSGDKGLGLANPETSDNVFAALAGPVMGPTLGILLFLAVLASAAASLQTTFIPVARTVLAMSTYEALPASYARVHPKFRTPGRATITAGVATAVFYTVMTLVSEHVLVDTIYALGLMICFYYALTAFACAWYFKAELRRSVRDFTFKGLFPLLGGVLLSAVFIKTLVDMWNPAYGSGSSVLGIGSVFVIGVGLLLVGVVIMLVMGRRSPAFFRGEILNRETPVLVVEEP; this is encoded by the coding sequence ACTCCGTCGGGCTGCTCGGCAGCGCCGTCATCGGCGTCTCCACGGTCGCGCCGGTCTACTGCCTGACCTCCACGCTCGGCTCCACGGCCGGCGAAGTCGGCCTCCAGATGCCCGCGGTGTTCCTCGCGGGCTTTCTGCCGATGCTGCTCGTGGCGTTCGCGTACCGGGAGCTCAACAAGGTCATGCCGGACTGCGGCACGTCCTTCACCTGGACCGTGAAGGCGTTCGGGCCGCGCGTCGGGTGGATGTGCGGCTGGGGCCTGGTGATCGCGACGATCATCGTCCTGTCGAACCTCGCCGGGGTCGCGACCTCGTACTTCTGGCTGCTCGCGAGCGAGATCAGCAACAACGCCTCGGTGGCGGCGCTCGACGACAACAAGGCCGTCCACATCCTCACGTGCCTGGCCCTGATCGCCGCGGCGACGGCGATCAGCTATCGCGGCATGACCGCGACGAAGGGCGTGCAGTACACGCTGGTCGGGCTCCAGCTGGTGGTGCTCGCCGTCTTCGTCGTGATGGCGGTGGCCAAGGCGGGCTCCGCGGACTTCGCCGGGACCGCGGTGGACTTCTCGTGGTCGTGGCTGAACCCGTTCTCGGTGCAGTCCTTCGGCGCGTTCACGGCGGGCCTGTCCCTCTCGATCTTCATGTACTGGGGCTGGGACACCTGCCTCACCGCCAACGAGGAGACGATCGGCAGCGACAAGACGCCGGGGCGCGCCGCGCTCATCGCGATGGTCGTCCTGGTCGGCTCGTACCTGGCGACGGGCGTCGCGGCGCAGATGATCGTCGGCTCGGGCGACAAGGGCCTCGGACTCGCCAACCCGGAAACGTCCGACAACGTCTTCGCGGCGCTCGCGGGCCCGGTGATGGGCCCGACACTCGGCATCCTTCTCTTCCTCGCCGTCCTCGCCTCGGCCGCGGCCAGCCTCCAGACGACGTTCATCCCGGTCGCCCGCACGGTCCTCGCCATGTCGACGTACGAGGCGCTGCCGGCGTCGTACGCGCGCGTGCACCCGAAGTTCCGCACGCCGGGCCGCGCGACGATCACGGCGGGCGTCGCCACGGCCGTCTTCTACACGGTCATGACGCTGGTCTCCGAGCACGTCCTCGTCGACACGATCTACGCGCTCGGCCTCATGATCTGCTTCTACTACGCCCTGACGGCCTTCGCCTGCGCCTGGTACTTCAAGGCGGAACTGCGCCGCTCGGTCCGCGACTTCACCTTCAAGGGCCTCTTCCCCCTGCTCGGCGGCGTCCTCCTGTCGGCGGTCTTCATCAAGACCCTCGTCGACATGTGGAACCCGGCGTACGGCAGCGGCTCCTCGGTCCTCGGCATCGGCTCGGTCTTCGTGATCGGCGTGGGCCTGCTGCTCGTCGGCGTGGTCATCATGCTGGTGATGGGCCGCCGCAGCCCGGCGTTCTTCCGCGGCGAGATCCTGAACCGGGAGACGCCGGTGCTGGTGGTGGAGGAGCCCTAG